Genomic segment of Synchiropus splendidus isolate RoL2022-P1 chromosome 4, RoL_Sspl_1.0, whole genome shotgun sequence:
ccttcatcttcaataCCACCTactgcatcatcaccatcatcttcatcatcaccttcatcttcaataCCATCTactgcatcatcaccatcatcttcatcatcaccttcatcttcaataCCATCTACTGCAtcaacaccatcatcttcatcatcaccttcatcttcaataCCACCTactgcatcatcaccatcatcttcatcatcaccttcatcttcagcaCCATCTactgcatcatcaccatcatcttcaccaacaCCTTCATCTTCAATACCACCTACTGCAtcaacaccatcatcttcatcatcaccttcatcttcaataCCACCTactgcatcatcaccatcatcttcatcatcacattttCCTCCTTCACTACTTTCGTGTTTATCACCTCTTTCATCTTCATAAGTACATTGATCGTCACCACCCTCATCTCAACTATTGTGTTCTGGACAGAAGACTCACCAGGTTGGAGTTGGTGGCGTTGGAGTCGTCCTCAGGAAATGGGATGTAGACAGCTAAGGCCACACAGTTGGCAAAAATGGTCATCAGGATGATGATCTCAAACGGTCTGAGAGGAGAGTCAAGGAATATACACTCTTGAACTAGTAATCTTAACTCACTTCTGGAGTGTCGACCAACTTGACTTCACTTGTTTCAGTGGATTTGGTTCTTATCCAAATCAGTGCGtgcatgcgtgcgtgtgtttgagTGCATGTGTGAACTTTGAGTGTGTGTAGTCTCACTGACACTTGTCACGTGGTCTGAGACAGCAGTTGTCCTTATATGGATGCAGCGGCGGCATGACCGTCGTGTGGACGAAAGGGGAGTGCTGGTTTCTCCGGGAAAGGTCCTTGAGTGAAGTGACCTCATTATTTTTGGCAACAGTGAGAGAGGAGGTCTGGATTTCATCAGAACCATGAGTACCACACACTTATGCACCCTTGTCCCTTCACCCGCTCTCCTCCtactttctctcctcctcaaaTGCTTTCTTCCCtaccctccttccttccttccttccttcctttcttctgcTTGCTCTCTCTCAGCTCCCCGTCCCCCGCTACCCTCGGACCTCCTCCCCCcttcaccctctcacctcctctgcctctcctttcCTCACCCACTCTCCTGCTACTCCTTGcgctctgtcttcctctcctcctgagACTCACTCCACTCTCTTTTACCTTATACACGACTCTGAGTGATGGATAAGGTCTGCTGTAGGGTGTATGAGTGAAAGACTGGAATATGAAGGTCAGAGGTGAAGGTCACTGTGTGGTCCAGGATACTTCCACTCAACAATGTTGATGCAGGCCCGCCTGATGGGGTTCTTTAGTGTGAGGCATAGCAGAGCCCGGGGTGGACGTGTGGCTGTGGTGGTGGTCTGCTTCTTGGGCTTGGCACTGTAGTGCTGTCTCTTCCTCTGGGTGGAGCTTGCGGTGGAGATGGGTCCGCCCCCCCCAGCTCCCAGACCCGCACCGCCCGCCGCCGCGTTGCCCATCATCTTTGCCTGGCGTGCCGCGTCGATGGCCGCCTGCCAGCTGAGGGCGGCGCCGGGCGTGGGAACGTGCTCTGGGGCCAGACCCACCACACCCATGCCATGATTGGACCCCACACCACCGCCTCCGTGCTCATTGGTCAGTCTGGAGGTGGGAGgacgagggagaggaggaggggagtaGTCGGAGCCTGTGGGGAGATGAGGGAGAGTGAGAGCATGTAGACACATGTTGTCATACACCCCGAAGACGGTTACAAACATTGAGCAGTGAGACGGCCAGTTCATGCCGTCTGGATAATAGTGAGAATGAGATGTTCAGAGTACGAGCAAATCATTCCCGAAAATGGCATCTGAGGAATGTGTCTGGGACACACACATGAAGGTACATGAAAATTTAATCACATGGGTagaagtgtgcatgtgtgtgtgagtgtgagagatgAAAGACGATGAAGATAAAACAGGACTGACTGAGTTCAACAATCCAACAGCTGAATGACTTGTGCAGTAAACTCAACTCCTCCCCCTCTGATTAAGGTCACAAACTTTATCTGCTTCACGTATTTCAATATGTGAACAGCGTTGCAAACTTAATCCAGTCAGCATAGTTTCATCTGTTAAACATCACCACACTAACTTCATATGACATAACACCGCAACACTAATTTAATATGGTAAACACAATCCATAAAACCTATTCTGATGAACATAATGTTCATGTGCACGAGTCATGAACATCACGTCACTGCTTTCACCTTTTGAATCATgatcagaatttaatttttatCATCATAGCAACGTGTATTGACCAACATAACTTAATCTGATGATCATCACAACACTAACTTAATcgaatataaatagcatctcAACAATGAGTTAAGATGATGGACATCACGAGACACAACTAGATCTGACTAAAATCTTTTTATATGTTAAACATCACCACAGCCATTTAATGTGAGGaacatcaaaacaaagaccTGTGATGAACATAATCTAATCTGACTAACACATCACAAAACAGATTTGACCAAATAAGCAATATTTTAATCCAGTGAAGATCCCCAAAAATGACGTGATGATCAAAGTGTAATCTCATGAGCATCAGCACACTCGTGCTACTTGAACAACTTTACCTCATGACAATCAAAAcactgatttaatctgattaaTTTCATTTGTTCACATCACAACAGGGAGGCAATTTTAGCAACATCAGTTCATCtgatgacaaacacaaaacatacTTAATCGCGACTTTATAATTTGAACATAGCTTCATCTGTTTCACATTGAAAAACTGAATCGGTTGAACAGTACTTGATCAAAATACCTCTTCTGACATACGATGAACAGCACAAACACTAAGTCTGATATATTTTGAGATGCATAATTCAATGTTTAATTTGACAAATATAACCTAAATGGGTGGCAGTCATCACACGTAATGTGTGTGGACAAAACTGACTTCATCTGAAGAACATCACAGCACAAACTCATAACGCACATAATTCAATATGATCATCAAAACATCAAGACTTCATCTGGTAAATGCTGTATCGAATGCAACATGAAGAACGTTATGAGATTTGTAATGAGCAGAATTCTTACGACGGacataaatgaattatttaacaCCGATGTCATTTGATAAACACCACAACACTGAGTTGCTAGGACGAACATCACCCAATTCAACTGCATCTGATGATCCTCTGGCAAACACCAGAATCGATCTGATGATCATAGCTTGATCTGCTTCATCTTTTGACCATAACTGAATTTGTTATGATGGTGATATGATGAGCACGATAAAACTGTCGTGACCTTAACAAATACATAAGTCCGCTGAACGTGACCTCACTGACTTTATTCAACCCGATGAACATGAAATGAGAGATTTCATATAACATTTCGTCATATCTGTTGAATATTACTTCAAGTTAATGCACATCACCAGCCAGACTTCATTATGTGGACATACCTTAAAGCGGATGACTAGCACTGACTGAATCAAAGCAACATTACTAATGTGGTGAAGGCACTGCACGGGCTGTGTGCGTGCGCATTTCCTCAGTGTGTGGGGACGTCTCTCGGCTTCCAGGAGTTAATGAGCTCAGTTAATCGCCCAATTTTTCAGGCCCTCTGGGTCGTTTGCAGAAATGGCCCGGAAACATAGAGACACGTGCAGATGTTTGCATTCATGACAATCTGCTGTTTCAAGAACAAGACTTGTGCAACTCTGACGACGGCAACTTCTTGTCACTTCTTGTCTTCTAACACGAGTCCCTCCATGTGTTTAGCCTGTCGGATGACGCTTTTCTGTTGCAAACCTCATCCCTTCTTCACTTCTTATCAAACAAATGAATCCTACAATCTTTGGAGAAGTGAATGGCTAGCAAGTGAAAAAGATGAGACCATGTGACTTATATGTTCTTGGACATGTATTTATtgccacacagacacacacacgtaggctctgtgtgtgagtgcatgtggTGTGTGTGACGGCGTGTGTATTGTGCGTGGACGCTTGTACACGTGTGTTTGCGGTCATGTTTTGCTATACTTGTGTGTGCCAAGTCTTGACAAGGCAccattcttgtgaggacattttgctttatggggacattttagcctgtcctcacaaggttttgagggttaaaacgtcagtaaaaGTTATAaatgggtgtaagtttggttcagagtcctagttaaggttagctatttattttgaatggtCAAGTTAAGGGAGAGAGGTTGGGGTaaacattatggcaatgagaggtcgtGAGTGTGTttccgtgtgtttgtgtttttgagtgAGCGTGAGTGACTGTGTGAGTTCCTCCACGAAAGAATAAACCCAGAAACATTCCATCTGACTTCCAGCCAGAAGAATCTGGAGAACTGGAAACTTGTGTAAGTTTCCAGCTGTGGAGACTGTGGGAGGGAGGGGCAACACAGAGAAAAAGGGGGAGGTGGCTGAGGGGTAGATGGGGAGGGAGCACCAGGAAAGAAATGAGTTTGACCCAGACTTGTTAAAGCGTGTGTGTACAAAGAGGAATAAGTGTGCTCCGAGTCTCTCACAGTTCCGTAACCCAAGCCATGACGCCCATAGTGATTGTAACTCCTCATCCACAGAGGTGGATCTCAGGTTCTTATGTCAACCAGCGATGGAGGCAATCTGAGTTCCTGCAGGATGGGCACATTGCTTACAACACATGGTCATCCCGACACACCTGGAGTACTACACTAACTTAGAGTGATGGCTTGGTGTCACACACCCTTcaattcatcacaaaataaCTGACTTGAAACGGAATTATTtcacttgttttgtgtgtgcgcgcacgtgtgagagagtgtgtgaaaaAGACTGCACAAAGGAAATGACCTCActacacaggaagtgacctcagaTGACagaatgaggatgaggaggaagctaTTTTGGTCTCCAGCGTCTTTAAATATCCAAGTTTTCATGTGAGGGAGTGATCAGAGTGGGCTCTGAACCAGAGCTGTCGCCTCTGAAGGCTGACTCTTCTGAACACTGGAACAAGCTTCTCAATCGTTGGAACTGAGCTCTGATTGGTCCACGTGGGCTGATGTTGAGAAACCCAGCCTGATGTCACTCTGTTAATGATCCAACAGAGGTCACTGACCTTTGTACTCTGGGTGGACTTGCGCCACCGGTTGTCATAATGACAGTGCAGCTGACCATTCCTGTCTACTCTAACAGTGATTTCACCACGTACCCCGCAAAACCACCAGAATGACTGAAACCAGAAGGAGCCAGAGTGGCAAGATAGCTCTCATAAACACAGGGTGAGACAAACGCACATGCTTGctgctatctttgtggggacatttcatgctttccccagcctctcactctaaacctaaccgtcctaaacaaatggctaaactccACCATAACCcttaaccaaacttacacccaactcctttgaagtcttcaccctcaaacagaggcaaaaatgtttccaagaactggtcctcacaagtgtaGCTAAAccaagtaaacacacacacacacacacacacaagtttgtaTATCTATATTTGTCGGGTCCGCTCATGCTTTCgaccccacaaaggcataaggtccccacacgTGGGTATTTTGTCAATAATTGGTTCGCAGAAGTATGGATAAACCAGGTACCCCCATCCCCCACACCTCCAACCCTCccgatccacacacacactagtcTGTAATAGTCATCAGGACTCCAGAGTTTAAAAAGTGAGTCTGGTCTTTTGGGAAGTGgactgtctcacacacacacacacacatgcacgcacacacacttaaaTGCACACACATTTCCAGGCAAAAATTGGTCTGGTGGGAAGAGATCCACCGAGCACACATCCACACTGGCCTAGAAAGAgtgaacgcacacacacgcacggactgTCAAGGACACACGGTatgatatatttaatatattcagGTCTTTTCAAACCAGAGCGCTGCATCCTGCTCTTTATTAGAGAAGGGAGAGGAAGAAATGAAGGGCAGAAGGAAGagtgggaggagaagaaagaggaaggacaaagagataGACGAGTAAAAAGCCAGTAAAAACAttgcaaaagaaaaagacattgcaaaagaaaaaggaagacaagaacaTTTGAAAGGAAGGGGTAAAGAAAACGTGGTGGCAAGGGAGATGAGGTAGCGGGAGAAAGAGAAAACTAGGAAGAGGGGCCCTCATGAGCAGCCTGTCCTTGGATCTTCTCAGTCCAGTTTCTAGACCCTGCTGGCCCACACCTGCCCATTTCTGGTCAGAATCGTGAACAGAAGACCTCAGCTCATTGGAGACGGGGTCATGAGACATCAAGTGAGCGGTCCTGTCCAGATCAAGTGTGGGGGGCTCACACAGTGGCTCAGTAGGACTGTCTATTTGGAAGTGTCAGACACTGACTGCCCACTTCCTGCTTCTCCAACACGTCAAATGCGGCCTATTTAAAACTTGTTTCTTCAAATGATGCTTTTTATAGAAGGAAACAAGCTTAAATTAGACTGACACGCatacgcaaacacacacacacacaaatgcagacAGACTGAAGAGACTGAACTCAACGTAAGTCATGACAATCAGAACCAGAGCATGGACCATGACCCTGTTCGGCAATCCGGCCCCCAGCCAGTAACCGGACGTCCTGTTTCGATTTTCTCTTCACAGAAAAGAACTAGGTGTGACTAGGTAGGACAGAGAAGAAAAGTCTTAGCGGACAAAAGGACTGGTTATAACACTCTAGCAAGTGATTCTCTAAAGTCTAAAACTGGTGAGATGTACGCCGTGTACCAACCATCATGCCTCATTAATGGAGGACACTACAGTCTATGAAGACAACCAGCTCGACACGGAGTGTCCTTGCTTCTGAGCTAATGGAGACACCATAGACAATGTTCCCGCAAATCATCTCCTCGTGACATCAGTGATGGGCCTGCTGGAGCTCCAGCGTCCAGATTTCTTTGCTGAAGGACATGCTTGAGAAAGTACGAGTCGTCCTTGACCTCAACCAGAGTTGGTGAGGATTAAGAACCACCAGTCAGCGACAGAGGTCTGCAGTACAGGCACTCGTCTAGGTGTCCCCTAAAGCTCTACACGAACTCTACTGTACCAGGAGAATGCATCCTCGCTGTGGTCACGTGGTCATGCCCCAAATCCAGCATCAGTTTTGCGGACACTCACACTAGGACCTCTGGAGTATCCATTCAACGCTCACACCCCACACAGATGTGCTGATCCTCATTACCCCTGCACTCACATGCCGATTGGGTTTCAGAGAGCTGAAGTCTGTGGCCTACAATAAGCATGCGTGGACTGGAACTCACCTCCATCTCACAGACCTCTGAACAATACATGCACCTCTGAAGACAGGTCCGAACCTCTTGTTGGAATGTGTGCGCATGTTAGCATCACACACTTGTTTTATAGAGTGTGTTTTTTGTAGCATTTGCCCATGGTTTGTGCTGGTCAAATGTTGACACTGGACAGGGGACATCACGTGACAAGGTGCTGAGGTGTCACCATGGTAACCAGCAGTAAACAACATCTCACAAACTCAGCTGGTCCAAGAACTCATCCACTGACTTCTGCCTGTTGCCAGGatgttgtttccatggtgaccatCGTAAATCATCAAACGTCAACTTTTGAAACGTAACTTTACGGCTctcgcgcacacacgcacgagcCACGCACACACCAGCTATCTCCTCATCCCCTGTTGCTATGGAGCCTGTCGCCATGGCTGAGTGTGGCTGTGATGAAAGTGAAGGCGGCGAGGAagacgatggtgatgatgatggtggtgatgatgaagagtgtgGACATCATTGGATCCACCGCTGATGAAGACGCAGCGGAGCATAGACGAAGCTTCTCTGCAACGTGGGTGGAAGGAGACGCGTAACACTGCGCAATGCAAACAGAGCCTTTCCTTCccgacacacacgcgcgcgcgcgcacacacacactgttgcgTCCAAACTCCCGAAATAAAAGTCAGCTGGGGTCGCCCCCCCACACGAATCAACGAGTACCCCCCACCCCCGACCGCAGGCCCAGGCCTCGCGCTACACCTGCAGGAAATCAACGTGAGGAAGCAGCCCCCCACCCTCCCATGTCCCCCCCACCGACAGGTGAGAGTGAAAAGGCACCACGTACCTTGATGGTTCTCAAGGGTTTCCTCCGGTATATACATGTTTCTGCTTTCATTGACCATAAATCGAGTCCGCCGGAACCTCCAGAGGTGAAAGAAGTGCGGGGAGGGGGAAGGAGGGTaaggaggggagggggacaaCAGAAATCCAAAAGAAGGACTGTCTCTGGCAGGACAGTGTCAAGATCCGCTCCTGCTGAAGAGGCTTCGGGAGTCAATATTACCTAATCCCCATGATGGCGCTGAAGGACGGCGAGAAGAAGCAGGATCTGTCGGCGGAACCGGCTGGGAAAACGCACCGGTGCATCCCTCGGTACATCCGGGCCCTAGGCGGCGACCATGAGAGCAATAGCGCGTACAGTCACACCTCAGTCCGTCTCCCCCTCTGTCTCCCCCCGGCTCGGTGTCCCCTCTCCCGGTGTCAAACTAAGccgtggagggaggaagagtgtCAGGGATGGAAGTGCGCAGGAGACGCATCAGAGGATGTgacgggaggaggagaaggaggaggaggaggaggaagaggaggaggaggaggaggatgagagcaGGAGCAACATTTGGAAAACACAAGGACTGAAATATTCCATTTCGGCAGCTTCAGGGTTAAACCCCCTTTTCATCTCCCCCAGAATCACGATCCAGACACGTCAGTCCCATCCAGAAACCCGGTACCGCGCTCAGGTCCCGACCAGCATGTGGCTGTCGATCCGCGCTACCTGTCCGTCTGTCCTCCCTGCGTGCGCATGTCAgagcgcgcgtgtgtgtatgCGCGCGTGTCACCGCGCTGAGCGAGCGGCCGCAGCTCTGCAGTGATACTGGGGGACGGGGGGAGATGGGGGGAGAGAGGTACACGTTCATGCAGACGCTGTTAACGTTTCCAgatgtgcgcgcgcgcgcgcgtgtgtgtgtgagagagagagaggagggagaaatgtgtgtgtgtatgttacGGAGGAGGGGCAAtcaccccctccccctctccccccGAGCAGAACCTGGTCTGGTCTCCAGATGATGACGAAGATCTCCCGGTGTGtaatgcgtgtgtgtgcgtgtgtgtgtgcgcgcgcgtgggGGTCCCACCAGTCTTCTCTTGACACAACGACACAACAATAACGGGGCATATGCACACTGTTGTGTTGGATCAACCATGAAGAGTGCACTCTGACGAGGGAACGCCCTATTGGATGTACACGATCCGCGCTCTGACCTCATCAGCACAAGTGCCTCAACAGAAATGTCTCGGAAGATGATACGCTGCTACTTTCAGAGGAAGTCAGATGATGTCAGTGATCCAGTTAAGGGCTGAAGGACCCAGTCAGTCGTCCTTGAGCAGTGATCGGGTTAAACGTATTAAGAATCGTTCAGATGATTAAAAAGAGGAGACTTTTGTGGGAAACTTTGAGAGACAGGATTTAGTTCTGGTCGGTCTGACAGCGCTCCCTGACCCGGGCGGGCGGACATCAGCCTGCAAGACAGGCGCACATCGATCGTGTGCTCGGGGTAGATGAAGTTGACTGCGCTGGAGATTCTTCACTCGACTGGTTCAGTCTGCGTGTTTACATCTAGCAATCCAACATGGCGGTGGATGGATTGTCCCGCGGCTCCCTGACGTCTCCTGATAAACTTCTGTATGGTTCCGGTCACTGATTCATAAGTCATCGTCCATCGCACACCTTCACCGTCTTCTTTGTTTAGTTCCGCTTTTGAAAACTACTCGAACAGAACGTGTCTTGTGTGTAAACCGAACGAGCCGGCAAGCACCGGGATCCTCGCATACCAGAGGGACGATGCTTCCGAGCAGCAGGGGCTCTGTCTCGACCGGAGGTCTGGAGATGAGTCCAGCTGCACTCCAGAGACTGGACCCATATATCAGAACCATCGTGGACGAGACGAGTCAGGTGGCGCTGTACACCTTCAACAGCCAGTCCAGTCAGTGggtgagtgatgtcatcaccgaAGAAGTGTCGACATTAGTGACGTGTTTCTAGGGTTAAAATTCTTGATGGACactctgatctggttgagtcgTAACATTGTGCAACGTTCTGTTGACTATTCCTGCCACTCAGGTGGCCCTTTAGTCAACATGATTCAAAAGTGTTATCCGTCGTGTCATTGACTATAACCGTGTCTAAACAAGCATGTTGTGAATGATCAATATAATCGGCATGTTAACGTGTggactgaaacacaaatgatGTGTTTTATCAGGAGAAGACGGAGGTGGAGGGAACTCTCTTCATCTACAACAGGTTACTGttacactcacgcacacacactgtgacAACACATGCTGTACACACACGCGATTGATGGTGATGATTGGTTCAGGTTGACATCGCCCTGTTACGGGTTCACCATCATGAACAAACTCAACATGCAGAGCGTGACAGAAGCCATCACCCAAGATCTGGATCTTCAGCTGCAGGAACCTTTCCTGCTGTACCGCAATGCTCGCTGTGAGGACACACATCTGCACCGCACTGTACACGCACTTACACTTTTCACACTCTACACTAATGCACACTGCTGTCCAGCACACATGTCCAACACTGTACTCACAAATGCATGCTGTAATCTTAGATACAAAAGTACACAATACTGTGCTCACTACCATCTTATCTAAACCATGCAAACAGACTTCTATTTTCGTCCATGAGTCACGTGATCGCAGCAAGTCTAATCAAAGGCGTCACTCATTGATGATGTCACTCCCTGCTGACCGAGTGGCGGCGACTAAAAATACCACAGATAACGAGGTTCGAGTCCTCCTCCATCCACAGTTTGAGTCTGTGATGTGTGCGTTACCTCCGGGGGGCACATGTGTGTACCCCAGCAGCGACTCTGACACCAGCAGTCCCTTGAAGCGGACCTCGGCCTCCTCCTGGAGCCGCTGATGTTTGGGTCTCCTCTGGAAAAGCGCTTGCAGCATCACAGGTTTAGCAACAGCAGACTAGCCCTGGTGACATCACACTCCGGTGTATCACAGGCTGGGCTCAGATACTCGCTCCAGCTTCCCGGGTCCAGATCCAGAAGTGGTCCTTGCTGAACTCCAGTGCGTTTCCCAGAGAGTGTGTCAGCCCACCAAGACTTTCCACGTTGCTTATTTGGTCCTGGAGTCTTTTCCCAGGCTCTCTCTGGCTggcccctccctcaccctcaaCTTCCCTCCCCCCACTGCTTCCTCTAGCGTGTTTGTGCAACTCCATTTGTTGTCATTTGCTCTCCTTTATCTCTCTCCTACCCCAAAGAAACGATCAATGGTCaatattgtttgtgttgttgtgttcccACTTTTCCTCCACTTTTAGTCCTTTTCTTGTTCTCTTCCCTCATCCCTCCGTCTCATTATCGTGTCTTActcacactctctcttcctTCAAAACATCATTCCAGAAACAGAATATTGCTCCAGAACTTGTTCATTCGCTCTCTTTATGCACAGAAAGAGAAGATGGAGTGACCAGAGGTATTTTCTCTCTCCCCCCTGCCCCTCTACCTTAGCGGTCATCCATGGGATCTGGTTCTATGAACGGTGGGAGTGTCGTCGGGTCGCCGACTTGATGAAGCTGTAAGTCCTGCTACTGGGTCCTGGCCCTTCCAGTGGTTCTGATCCTGTGTTCAGTCTGATCCAGCAGGAGCAGGTTCAGTTCCAATCTCAGACCAACGCTTGTGATCCACTGGACAGAGCAGCATTGGACATTGTTCGGATGCTGACCAGAGCTCAGAGCCAGTATGAGACGGTACAATTGGACCAATTTGTGCTGAAGTCCTAGTTATTGTTCTTAACTGGTTTCTAAGAGCTGCTTCTTGGCCACAGAAGAAGGCCTCCTCAGAACCAAAGGAGATACGGGTCAGTGAGGATCTTCACCGCAACCTCATCAAGCCCATCCCTGTCAAACCAAGCACTAGGGTAACCTATTTCTTGTCTCATCTCCTAAGACCTTCTTCAGCCACTGTCTTCTTCTCAGGATGCCAAGTCATCAGGATTGAAATCCATCTCCCAGAACAAACTGGTCACTTCCAATGCACCCGATTTAACAGCCGCTGCGTGGAGATGTTGCCCCCCAGTGGCCGGTATTCTTCCTGTACGGAAGAATACCGGCCACCGGGGGGCAGAAGTCCTGTCGGGAGACCGGAACCAGCAGCTGAACTGTCCAACTCTCCAGAAGCTCCCGAAGGGTCAGTGGGGCACCTCACTGCCACCAACTGAGAACAGTCATCGCCATCATCTTCATTCCTCCTCGCATCGCAGTGGAATGCAACATGTGCTGAGCCCATCCAGACCCTTGCACCACTCTGAGAGATTCTCACAGGGATCAGGTCTGTCTgcggccatttgatttaactagCGGTAAACAAACATCAGACTGTAGGTCTTCCTGTAGGGTTTCTGTCATCCCATGACCTCCTCCAGAAGCTGCAGctggtccagcagcagcagacgagGGTCTGCCTTGGTCTGGCCACCTCCCAGAAGCATGACCGTGTCTATTCTGGTCTTCAGTCTGAAGCTCAGCTGCAGGTGTGCAACCCTTTGGAAACCAGGATCATCATCACGCTTAACACTGCTCTGCTCTGGTTCTGTAGGTAGTCTGCCCTGAGAGGTTCCCTGCCTCTTCATCAGcacccaccctcctcctctcgcCCAGTGTCTTCGAGCAGTTCCAGTCCAGTCGCCATTATAGGGTTCTGTCCAGATCCCAGCTGCAGGCGACGCTACTACACCTGATCCAGGTCTGAAACCCAGAATTTAGGAACCAGATCTGAGTGAAGCTTCTCGGAGCAGAACTGCAGGGGACACATCACCCTCTACTGAAGGCTCAAATGTTGTCACATAGTTACACACAGTGGCAACGGCACCAATGGGGTGGCACAGTGTGGCACCTGTCCCCCTGGAACCGGATTGGCCACCCCACGTGCCCCCCTCCCAATTGTCATTGGCTCGTTGGAAATGTCAGTCATTGTGTTTAGCTCTCTACATTTGTCACGCAGAGTCACTGTGCGCTGTATGTCAAGACCTGAACACAATGAACTACAGCCCAGATGTGTGAAACATGGGTCGGAAATTCCAAATGACATTAATGTCATCAGCAGGCCATGCAGTGAGTCGGGTGCTGTCACAGATGAAGTGTGGAATTGGGGCGCCAGGTGTCTGTGAATGACGGAATAGGTTGCCAGAATTTCCACAGTGGTCTCACGGAGCTCGCGTCagacctctttcttcttcttcttttcctttcggcttctcccttcaggggtggccacagcggataatcctcctccatctcaccctgtcctctgtttccttttctctcaaacctacaaacctcatgtcctccttccacacgtccataaatctccttTTTGGCCTTCCTCTCTTCTTCAGGCCTGTGGCGCATTATTGTATGCATCtttcatatattttatatatgtatgaAGCCACTCAGCAAGAACTGCATGAGAAAGGTAAAGTGTGGAGTGAGCCCTGATCGGTTCACATTGAGTGtctgtcacatttttttcttcttctgaaaaaAACTTCTGTTGAACTTCCAAGAAAACGACCCTGAAACAACACAACAGGCGTGTGTTACTTCAGTT
This window contains:
- the dcp1b gene encoding mRNA-decapping enzyme 1B isoform X6; the encoded protein is MLPSSRGSVSTGGLEMSPAALQRLDPYIRTIVDETSQVALYTFNSQSSQWEKTEVEGTLFIYNRLTSPCYGFTIMNKLNMQSVTEAITQDLDLQLQEPFLLYRNARSVIHGIWFYERWECRRVADLMKLLIQQEQVQFQSQTNACDPLDRAALDIVRMLTRAQSQYETKKASSEPKEIRVSEDLHRNLIKPIPVKPSTRKLPKGQWGTSLPPTENSHRHHLHSSSHRSGMQHVLSPSRPLHHSERFSQGSGLPVGFLSSHDLLQKLQLVQQQQTRVCLGLATSQKHDRVYSGLQSEAQLQVVCPERFPASSSAPTLLLSPSVFEQFQSSRHYRVLSRSQLQATLLHLIQSDSSFLDNIYHAYISRSSSVCSSK
- the dcp1b gene encoding mRNA-decapping enzyme 1B isoform X4, giving the protein MLPSSRGSVSTGGLEMSPAALQRLDPYIRTIVDETSQVALYTFNSQSSQWEKTEVEGTLFIYNRLTSPCYGFTIMNKLNMQSVTEAITQDLDLQLQEPFLLYRNARSVIHGIWFYERWECRRVADLMKLLIQQEQVQFQSQTNACDPLDRAALDIVRMLTRAQSQYETKASSEPKEIRVSEDLHRNLIKPIPVKPSTRDAKSSGLKSISQNKLVTSNAPDLTAAAWRCCPPVAGILPVRKNTGHRGAEVLSGDRNQQLNCPTLQKLPKGQWGTSLPPTENSHRHHLHSSSHRSGMQHVLSPSRPLHHSERFSQGSGLPVGFLSSHDLLQKLQLVQQQQTRVCLGLATSQKHDRVYSGLQSEAQLQVVCPERFPASSSAPTLLLSPSVFEQFQSSRHYRVLSRSQLQATLLHLIQSDSSFLDNIYHAYISRSSSVCSSK
- the dcp1b gene encoding mRNA-decapping enzyme 1B isoform X1 → MLPSSRGSVSTGGLEMSPAALQRLDPYIRTIVDETSQVALYTFNSQSSQWEKTEVEGTLFIYNRLTSPCYGFTIMNKLNMQSVTEAITQDLDLQLQEPFLLYRNARSVIHGIWFYERWECRRVADLMKLLIQQEQVQFQSQTNACDPLDRAALDIVRMLTRAQSQAASWPQKKASSEPKEIRVSEDLHRNLIKPIPVKPSTRDAKSSGLKSISQNKLVTSNAPDLTAAAWRCCPPVAGILPVRKNTGHRGAEVLSGDRNQQLNCPTLQKLPKGQWGTSLPPTENSHRHHLHSSSHRSGMQHVLSPSRPLHHSERFSQGSGLPVGFLSSHDLLQKLQLVQQQQTRVCLGLATSQKHDRVYSGLQSEAQLQVVCPERFPASSSAPTLLLSPSVFEQFQSSRHYRVLSRSQLQATLLHLIQSDSSFLDNIYHAYISRSSSVCSSK
- the dcp1b gene encoding mRNA-decapping enzyme 1B isoform X2, producing MLPSSRGSVSTGGLEMSPAALQRLDPYIRTIVDETSQVALYTFNSQSSQWEKTEVEGTLFIYNRLTSPCYGFTIMNKLNMQSVTEAITQDLDLQLQEPFLLYRNARSVIHGIWFYERWECRRVADLMKLLIQQEQVQFQSQTNACDPLDRAALDIVRMLTRAQSQYETKKASSEPKEIRVSEDLHRNLIKPIPVKPSTRDAKSSGLKSISQNKLVTSNAPDLTAAAWRCCPPVAGILPVRKNTGHRGAEVLSGDRNQQLNCPTLQKLPKGQWGTSLPPTENSHRHHLHSSSHRSGMQHVLSPSRPLHHSERFSQGSGLPVGFLSSHDLLQKLQLVQQQQTRVCLGLATSQKHDRVYSGLQSEAQLQVVCPERFPASSSAPTLLLSPSVFEQFQSSRHYRVLSRSQLQATLLHLIQSDSSFLDNIYHAYISRSSSVCSSK